The Cuculus canorus isolate bCucCan1 chromosome 5, bCucCan1.pri, whole genome shotgun sequence genome window below encodes:
- the NUMB gene encoding protein numb homolog isoform X6: MNKLRQSFRRRKDVYVPEASRPHQWQTDEEGVRTGKCSFPVKYLGHVEVDESRGMHICEDAVKRLKSLPTVIALDLSPLFLQERKFFKGFFGKSGKKAIKAVLWVSADGLRVVDEKTKDLIVDQTIEKVSFCAPDRNFDRAFSYICRDGTTRRWICHCFMAVKDTGERLSHAVGCAFAACLERKQKREKECGVTATFDASRTTFTREGSFRVTTATEQAEREEIMKQMPDAKAVETEVKTVAPGAAPNNTAPSSGSPTSPTAEVAASLDKEMSNPHAIPRRHAPIEQLARQGSFRGFPALSQKMSPFKRQLSLRINELPSTVQRKTDFPMKNSVPEVEGETDSISALCSQITTAFSAPPEDPFSSAPMTKPVTAVAPESPAFQGAEWSSTSSSAASPSLFQGNHRRTPSEADRWLEEVSKTVRAQQQPTPTPAQAPQPLLQPPPAASQSAPAFPVSTFIAPQPVPVGVVPPMQPAFIPAQPYAVANGMTYAAPSVPVVGITPSQMVANVFGTASHTPAAHPHQSPSLVKQQTFPQYESNSATTSPFFNPPAQHNGSAAFNGVDGGKWAAEDKHSQPLAAAPQVDPFEAQWAALESKAKQRTNPSPTNPFSSDLQKTFEIEL; the protein is encoded by the exons TACCTGGGGCACGTTGAAGTGGATGAATCCAGAGGAATGCATATTTGTGAAGATGCTGTGAAGAGGCTGAAATCT CTACCTACAGTAATAGCGCTCGACTTGTCCCCCCTGTTCCTCCAGGAAAGGAAGTTCTTCAAAGGCTTCTTTGGAAAA tCTGGGAAGAAGGCCATTAAAGCGGTCCTGTGGGTTTCAGCGGATGGACTCAGAGTTGTAGATGAGAAAACAAAG GATCTTATAGTTGATCAGACAATAGAGAAGGTTTCTTTCTGTGCACCAGACAGGAACTTTGACCGGGCGTTCTCGTACATCTGTCGAGATGGCACAACGAGGCGCTGGATATGCCACTGCTTTATGGCTGTAAAGGACACG GGGGAAAGGTTGAGTCATGCCGTGGGCTGTGCATTTGCAGCCTGCCTGGAGCGCAAGCAGAAGCGAGAGAAGGAGTGTGGAGTGACTGCCACCTTTGATGCCAGCAGAACCACATTCACTAGAGAGGGGTCATTCAGGGTCACTACAGCTACTGaacaagcagagagagaggaaattaTGAAACAGATGCCGGATGCTAAAG CAGttgaaacagaagtgaaaacagTAGCACCAGGTGCTGCACCAAACAATACTGCCCCCTCTTCTGGCTCACCAACCTCTCCTACTGCTGAAGTTGCTGCCTCTCTGGATAAAGAAATGAGCAATCCCCACGCTATTCCACGGAGGCATGCCCCAATAGAACAGCTTGCCAGGCAAGGGTCTTTCAGGGGCTTCCCTGCCCTTAGCCAAAAGATGTCTCCTTTTAAGCGCCAGTTGTCTTTGCGAATAAATGAGCTGCCTTCAACAGTGCAAAGGAAGACCGATTTCCCCATGAAAAATTCAG TCCCTGAGGTAGAAGGGGAAACGGACAGCATTAGTGCCCTCTGCTCTCAAATCACCACTGCTTTCAGCGCACCACCAGAAGATCCTTTCTCTTCAGCCCCCATGACAAAACCAGTGACAGCAGTCGCACCAGAGTCTCCTGCCTTTCaag GCGCTGAATGGAGCAGCACCTCCTCCAGTGCGGCCTCACCAAGTCTCTTCCAAGGAAATCACAGACGTACTCCTTCAGAGGCAGACCGTTGGTTGGAGGAGGTCTCAAAGACTGTCAGAGCCCAACAGCAGCCAACCCCAACCCCAGCCCAAGCCCCACAGCCACTGCTacagcctcctccagcagcttccCAGTCGGCACCAGCCTTCCCAGTCAGCACCTTCATTGCACCTCAGCCGGTGCCGGTGGGCGTGGTACCACCCATGCAGCCAGCATTTATTCCAGCTCAGCCCTATGCTGTAGCAAATGGGATGACCTATGCAGCCCCAAGTGTACCTGTGGTTGGAATCACACCTTCCCAGATGGTAGCCAACGTCTTTGGCACTGCAAGCCACACTCCAGCAGCCCATCCGCATCAGTCACCCAGTCTTGTCAAACAGCAGACATTCCCTCAGTATGAAAGCAACAGTGCTACAACCAGCCCTTTCTTCAACCCACCTGCCCAGCACAACGGCTCTGCAGCTTTCAACGGCGTCGATGGTGGCAAATGGGCTGCCGAGGACAAGCATTCACAGCCCCTCGCAGCTGCTCCGCAAGTAGACCCGTTTGAAGCACAGTGGGCAGCACTAGAGAGCAAGGCAAAACAGCGCACTAATCCCTCTCCAACTAACCCCTTCTCAAGTGATTTACAGAAGACATTTGAGATTGAACTCTAA
- the NUMB gene encoding protein numb homolog isoform X3, translating to MNKLRQSFRRRKDVYVPEASRPHQWQTDEEGVRTGKCSFPVKYLGHVEVDESRGMHICEDAVKRLKSERKFFKGFFGKSGKKAIKAVLWVSADGLRVVDEKTKDLIVDQTIEKVSFCAPDRNFDRAFSYICRDGTTRRWICHCFMAVKDTGERLSHAVGCAFAACLERKQKREKECGVTATFDASRTTFTREGSFRVTTATEQAEREEIMKQMPDAKAVETEVKTVAPGAAPNNTAPSSGSPTSPTAEVAASLDKEMSNPHAIPRRHAPIEQLARQGSFRGFPALSQKMSPFKRQLSLRINELPSTVQRKTDFPMKNSVPEVEGETDSISALCSQITTAFSAPPEDPFSSAPMTKPVTAVAPESPAFQVNGTASAFCVLAAKPSQAAVVSTAMPVRETNPWAYAPAANTGAAAMVAGAEWSSTSSSAASPSLFQGNHRRTPSEADRWLEEVSKTVRAQQQPTPTPAQAPQPLLQPPPAASQSAPAFPVSTFIAPQPVPVGVVPPMQPAFIPAQPYAVANGMTYAAPSVPVVGITPSQMVANVFGTASHTPAAHPHQSPSLVKQQTFPQYESNSATTSPFFNPPAQHNGSAAFNGVDGGKWAAEDKHSQPLAAAPQVDPFEAQWAALESKAKQRTNPSPTNPFSSDLQKTFEIEL from the exons TACCTGGGGCACGTTGAAGTGGATGAATCCAGAGGAATGCATATTTGTGAAGATGCTGTGAAGAGGCTGAAATCT GAAAGGAAGTTCTTCAAAGGCTTCTTTGGAAAA tCTGGGAAGAAGGCCATTAAAGCGGTCCTGTGGGTTTCAGCGGATGGACTCAGAGTTGTAGATGAGAAAACAAAG GATCTTATAGTTGATCAGACAATAGAGAAGGTTTCTTTCTGTGCACCAGACAGGAACTTTGACCGGGCGTTCTCGTACATCTGTCGAGATGGCACAACGAGGCGCTGGATATGCCACTGCTTTATGGCTGTAAAGGACACG GGGGAAAGGTTGAGTCATGCCGTGGGCTGTGCATTTGCAGCCTGCCTGGAGCGCAAGCAGAAGCGAGAGAAGGAGTGTGGAGTGACTGCCACCTTTGATGCCAGCAGAACCACATTCACTAGAGAGGGGTCATTCAGGGTCACTACAGCTACTGaacaagcagagagagaggaaattaTGAAACAGATGCCGGATGCTAAAG CAGttgaaacagaagtgaaaacagTAGCACCAGGTGCTGCACCAAACAATACTGCCCCCTCTTCTGGCTCACCAACCTCTCCTACTGCTGAAGTTGCTGCCTCTCTGGATAAAGAAATGAGCAATCCCCACGCTATTCCACGGAGGCATGCCCCAATAGAACAGCTTGCCAGGCAAGGGTCTTTCAGGGGCTTCCCTGCCCTTAGCCAAAAGATGTCTCCTTTTAAGCGCCAGTTGTCTTTGCGAATAAATGAGCTGCCTTCAACAGTGCAAAGGAAGACCGATTTCCCCATGAAAAATTCAG TCCCTGAGGTAGAAGGGGAAACGGACAGCATTAGTGCCCTCTGCTCTCAAATCACCACTGCTTTCAGCGCACCACCAGAAGATCCTTTCTCTTCAGCCCCCATGACAAAACCAGTGACAGCAGTCGCACCAGAGTCTCCTGCCTTTCaag TTAATGGCACTGCCTCTGCCTTCTGTGTGCTTGCTGCTAAACCATCCCAAGCTGCTGTAGTGTCCACAGCTATGCCAGTTCGTGAAACCAATCCTTGGGCTTATGCTCCTGCTGCTAATACTGGAGCTGCAGCCATGGTCGCTG GCGCTGAATGGAGCAGCACCTCCTCCAGTGCGGCCTCACCAAGTCTCTTCCAAGGAAATCACAGACGTACTCCTTCAGAGGCAGACCGTTGGTTGGAGGAGGTCTCAAAGACTGTCAGAGCCCAACAGCAGCCAACCCCAACCCCAGCCCAAGCCCCACAGCCACTGCTacagcctcctccagcagcttccCAGTCGGCACCAGCCTTCCCAGTCAGCACCTTCATTGCACCTCAGCCGGTGCCGGTGGGCGTGGTACCACCCATGCAGCCAGCATTTATTCCAGCTCAGCCCTATGCTGTAGCAAATGGGATGACCTATGCAGCCCCAAGTGTACCTGTGGTTGGAATCACACCTTCCCAGATGGTAGCCAACGTCTTTGGCACTGCAAGCCACACTCCAGCAGCCCATCCGCATCAGTCACCCAGTCTTGTCAAACAGCAGACATTCCCTCAGTATGAAAGCAACAGTGCTACAACCAGCCCTTTCTTCAACCCACCTGCCCAGCACAACGGCTCTGCAGCTTTCAACGGCGTCGATGGTGGCAAATGGGCTGCCGAGGACAAGCATTCACAGCCCCTCGCAGCTGCTCCGCAAGTAGACCCGTTTGAAGCACAGTGGGCAGCACTAGAGAGCAAGGCAAAACAGCGCACTAATCCCTCTCCAACTAACCCCTTCTCAAGTGATTTACAGAAGACATTTGAGATTGAACTCTAA
- the NUMB gene encoding protein numb homolog isoform X1, whose translation MNKLRQSFRRRKDVYVPEASRPHQWQTDEEGVRTGKCSFPVKYLGHVEVDESRGMHICEDAVKRLKSLPTVIALDLSPLFLQERKFFKGFFGKSGKKAIKAVLWVSADGLRVVDEKTKDLIVDQTIEKVSFCAPDRNFDRAFSYICRDGTTRRWICHCFMAVKDTGERLSHAVGCAFAACLERKQKREKECGVTATFDASRTTFTREGSFRVTTATEQAEREEIMKQMPDAKAVETEVKTVAPGAAPNNTAPSSGSPTSPTAEVAASLDKEMSNPHAIPRRHAPIEQLARQGSFRGFPALSQKMSPFKRQLSLRINELPSTVQRKTDFPMKNSVPEVEGETDSISALCSQITTAFSAPPEDPFSSAPMTKPVTAVAPESPAFQVNGTASAFCVLAAKPSQAAVVSTAMPVRETNPWAYAPAANTGAAAMVAGAEWSSTSSSAASPSLFQGNHRRTPSEADRWLEEVSKTVRAQQQPTPTPAQAPQPLLQPPPAASQSAPAFPVSTFIAPQPVPVGVVPPMQPAFIPAQPYAVANGMTYAAPSVPVVGITPSQMVANVFGTASHTPAAHPHQSPSLVKQQTFPQYESNSATTSPFFNPPAQHNGSAAFNGVDGGKWAAEDKHSQPLAAAPQVDPFEAQWAALESKAKQRTNPSPTNPFSSDLQKTFEIEL comes from the exons TACCTGGGGCACGTTGAAGTGGATGAATCCAGAGGAATGCATATTTGTGAAGATGCTGTGAAGAGGCTGAAATCT CTACCTACAGTAATAGCGCTCGACTTGTCCCCCCTGTTCCTCCAGGAAAGGAAGTTCTTCAAAGGCTTCTTTGGAAAA tCTGGGAAGAAGGCCATTAAAGCGGTCCTGTGGGTTTCAGCGGATGGACTCAGAGTTGTAGATGAGAAAACAAAG GATCTTATAGTTGATCAGACAATAGAGAAGGTTTCTTTCTGTGCACCAGACAGGAACTTTGACCGGGCGTTCTCGTACATCTGTCGAGATGGCACAACGAGGCGCTGGATATGCCACTGCTTTATGGCTGTAAAGGACACG GGGGAAAGGTTGAGTCATGCCGTGGGCTGTGCATTTGCAGCCTGCCTGGAGCGCAAGCAGAAGCGAGAGAAGGAGTGTGGAGTGACTGCCACCTTTGATGCCAGCAGAACCACATTCACTAGAGAGGGGTCATTCAGGGTCACTACAGCTACTGaacaagcagagagagaggaaattaTGAAACAGATGCCGGATGCTAAAG CAGttgaaacagaagtgaaaacagTAGCACCAGGTGCTGCACCAAACAATACTGCCCCCTCTTCTGGCTCACCAACCTCTCCTACTGCTGAAGTTGCTGCCTCTCTGGATAAAGAAATGAGCAATCCCCACGCTATTCCACGGAGGCATGCCCCAATAGAACAGCTTGCCAGGCAAGGGTCTTTCAGGGGCTTCCCTGCCCTTAGCCAAAAGATGTCTCCTTTTAAGCGCCAGTTGTCTTTGCGAATAAATGAGCTGCCTTCAACAGTGCAAAGGAAGACCGATTTCCCCATGAAAAATTCAG TCCCTGAGGTAGAAGGGGAAACGGACAGCATTAGTGCCCTCTGCTCTCAAATCACCACTGCTTTCAGCGCACCACCAGAAGATCCTTTCTCTTCAGCCCCCATGACAAAACCAGTGACAGCAGTCGCACCAGAGTCTCCTGCCTTTCaag TTAATGGCACTGCCTCTGCCTTCTGTGTGCTTGCTGCTAAACCATCCCAAGCTGCTGTAGTGTCCACAGCTATGCCAGTTCGTGAAACCAATCCTTGGGCTTATGCTCCTGCTGCTAATACTGGAGCTGCAGCCATGGTCGCTG GCGCTGAATGGAGCAGCACCTCCTCCAGTGCGGCCTCACCAAGTCTCTTCCAAGGAAATCACAGACGTACTCCTTCAGAGGCAGACCGTTGGTTGGAGGAGGTCTCAAAGACTGTCAGAGCCCAACAGCAGCCAACCCCAACCCCAGCCCAAGCCCCACAGCCACTGCTacagcctcctccagcagcttccCAGTCGGCACCAGCCTTCCCAGTCAGCACCTTCATTGCACCTCAGCCGGTGCCGGTGGGCGTGGTACCACCCATGCAGCCAGCATTTATTCCAGCTCAGCCCTATGCTGTAGCAAATGGGATGACCTATGCAGCCCCAAGTGTACCTGTGGTTGGAATCACACCTTCCCAGATGGTAGCCAACGTCTTTGGCACTGCAAGCCACACTCCAGCAGCCCATCCGCATCAGTCACCCAGTCTTGTCAAACAGCAGACATTCCCTCAGTATGAAAGCAACAGTGCTACAACCAGCCCTTTCTTCAACCCACCTGCCCAGCACAACGGCTCTGCAGCTTTCAACGGCGTCGATGGTGGCAAATGGGCTGCCGAGGACAAGCATTCACAGCCCCTCGCAGCTGCTCCGCAAGTAGACCCGTTTGAAGCACAGTGGGCAGCACTAGAGAGCAAGGCAAAACAGCGCACTAATCCCTCTCCAACTAACCCCTTCTCAAGTGATTTACAGAAGACATTTGAGATTGAACTCTAA
- the NUMB gene encoding protein numb homolog isoform X2, whose amino-acid sequence MNKLRQSFRRRKDVYVPEASRPHQWQTDEEGVRTGKCSFPVKYLGHVEVDESRGMHICEDAVKRLKSLPTVIALDLSPLFLQERKFFKGFFGKSGKKAIKAVLWVSADGLRVVDEKTKDLIVDQTIEKVSFCAPDRNFDRAFSYICRDGTTRRWICHCFMAVKDTGERLSHAVGCAFAACLERKQKREKECGVTATFDASRTTFTREGSFRVTTATEQAEREEIMKQMPDAKVETEVKTVAPGAAPNNTAPSSGSPTSPTAEVAASLDKEMSNPHAIPRRHAPIEQLARQGSFRGFPALSQKMSPFKRQLSLRINELPSTVQRKTDFPMKNSVPEVEGETDSISALCSQITTAFSAPPEDPFSSAPMTKPVTAVAPESPAFQVNGTASAFCVLAAKPSQAAVVSTAMPVRETNPWAYAPAANTGAAAMVAGAEWSSTSSSAASPSLFQGNHRRTPSEADRWLEEVSKTVRAQQQPTPTPAQAPQPLLQPPPAASQSAPAFPVSTFIAPQPVPVGVVPPMQPAFIPAQPYAVANGMTYAAPSVPVVGITPSQMVANVFGTASHTPAAHPHQSPSLVKQQTFPQYESNSATTSPFFNPPAQHNGSAAFNGVDGGKWAAEDKHSQPLAAAPQVDPFEAQWAALESKAKQRTNPSPTNPFSSDLQKTFEIEL is encoded by the exons TACCTGGGGCACGTTGAAGTGGATGAATCCAGAGGAATGCATATTTGTGAAGATGCTGTGAAGAGGCTGAAATCT CTACCTACAGTAATAGCGCTCGACTTGTCCCCCCTGTTCCTCCAGGAAAGGAAGTTCTTCAAAGGCTTCTTTGGAAAA tCTGGGAAGAAGGCCATTAAAGCGGTCCTGTGGGTTTCAGCGGATGGACTCAGAGTTGTAGATGAGAAAACAAAG GATCTTATAGTTGATCAGACAATAGAGAAGGTTTCTTTCTGTGCACCAGACAGGAACTTTGACCGGGCGTTCTCGTACATCTGTCGAGATGGCACAACGAGGCGCTGGATATGCCACTGCTTTATGGCTGTAAAGGACACG GGGGAAAGGTTGAGTCATGCCGTGGGCTGTGCATTTGCAGCCTGCCTGGAGCGCAAGCAGAAGCGAGAGAAGGAGTGTGGAGTGACTGCCACCTTTGATGCCAGCAGAACCACATTCACTAGAGAGGGGTCATTCAGGGTCACTACAGCTACTGaacaagcagagagagaggaaattaTGAAACAGATGCCGGATGCTAAAG ttgaaacagaagtgaaaacagTAGCACCAGGTGCTGCACCAAACAATACTGCCCCCTCTTCTGGCTCACCAACCTCTCCTACTGCTGAAGTTGCTGCCTCTCTGGATAAAGAAATGAGCAATCCCCACGCTATTCCACGGAGGCATGCCCCAATAGAACAGCTTGCCAGGCAAGGGTCTTTCAGGGGCTTCCCTGCCCTTAGCCAAAAGATGTCTCCTTTTAAGCGCCAGTTGTCTTTGCGAATAAATGAGCTGCCTTCAACAGTGCAAAGGAAGACCGATTTCCCCATGAAAAATTCAG TCCCTGAGGTAGAAGGGGAAACGGACAGCATTAGTGCCCTCTGCTCTCAAATCACCACTGCTTTCAGCGCACCACCAGAAGATCCTTTCTCTTCAGCCCCCATGACAAAACCAGTGACAGCAGTCGCACCAGAGTCTCCTGCCTTTCaag TTAATGGCACTGCCTCTGCCTTCTGTGTGCTTGCTGCTAAACCATCCCAAGCTGCTGTAGTGTCCACAGCTATGCCAGTTCGTGAAACCAATCCTTGGGCTTATGCTCCTGCTGCTAATACTGGAGCTGCAGCCATGGTCGCTG GCGCTGAATGGAGCAGCACCTCCTCCAGTGCGGCCTCACCAAGTCTCTTCCAAGGAAATCACAGACGTACTCCTTCAGAGGCAGACCGTTGGTTGGAGGAGGTCTCAAAGACTGTCAGAGCCCAACAGCAGCCAACCCCAACCCCAGCCCAAGCCCCACAGCCACTGCTacagcctcctccagcagcttccCAGTCGGCACCAGCCTTCCCAGTCAGCACCTTCATTGCACCTCAGCCGGTGCCGGTGGGCGTGGTACCACCCATGCAGCCAGCATTTATTCCAGCTCAGCCCTATGCTGTAGCAAATGGGATGACCTATGCAGCCCCAAGTGTACCTGTGGTTGGAATCACACCTTCCCAGATGGTAGCCAACGTCTTTGGCACTGCAAGCCACACTCCAGCAGCCCATCCGCATCAGTCACCCAGTCTTGTCAAACAGCAGACATTCCCTCAGTATGAAAGCAACAGTGCTACAACCAGCCCTTTCTTCAACCCACCTGCCCAGCACAACGGCTCTGCAGCTTTCAACGGCGTCGATGGTGGCAAATGGGCTGCCGAGGACAAGCATTCACAGCCCCTCGCAGCTGCTCCGCAAGTAGACCCGTTTGAAGCACAGTGGGCAGCACTAGAGAGCAAGGCAAAACAGCGCACTAATCCCTCTCCAACTAACCCCTTCTCAAGTGATTTACAGAAGACATTTGAGATTGAACTCTAA
- the NUMB gene encoding protein numb homolog isoform X5 — protein MNKLRQSFRRRKDVYVPEASRPHQWQTDEEGVRTGKCSFPVKYLGHVEVDESRGMHICEDAVKRLKSSGKKAIKAVLWVSADGLRVVDEKTKDLIVDQTIEKVSFCAPDRNFDRAFSYICRDGTTRRWICHCFMAVKDTGERLSHAVGCAFAACLERKQKREKECGVTATFDASRTTFTREGSFRVTTATEQAEREEIMKQMPDAKVETEVKTVAPGAAPNNTAPSSGSPTSPTAEVAASLDKEMSNPHAIPRRHAPIEQLARQGSFRGFPALSQKMSPFKRQLSLRINELPSTVQRKTDFPMKNSVPEVEGETDSISALCSQITTAFSAPPEDPFSSAPMTKPVTAVAPESPAFQVNGTASAFCVLAAKPSQAAVVSTAMPVRETNPWAYAPAANTGAAAMVAGAEWSSTSSSAASPSLFQGNHRRTPSEADRWLEEVSKTVRAQQQPTPTPAQAPQPLLQPPPAASQSAPAFPVSTFIAPQPVPVGVVPPMQPAFIPAQPYAVANGMTYAAPSVPVVGITPSQMVANVFGTASHTPAAHPHQSPSLVKQQTFPQYESNSATTSPFFNPPAQHNGSAAFNGVDGGKWAAEDKHSQPLAAAPQVDPFEAQWAALESKAKQRTNPSPTNPFSSDLQKTFEIEL, from the exons TACCTGGGGCACGTTGAAGTGGATGAATCCAGAGGAATGCATATTTGTGAAGATGCTGTGAAGAGGCTGAAATCT tCTGGGAAGAAGGCCATTAAAGCGGTCCTGTGGGTTTCAGCGGATGGACTCAGAGTTGTAGATGAGAAAACAAAG GATCTTATAGTTGATCAGACAATAGAGAAGGTTTCTTTCTGTGCACCAGACAGGAACTTTGACCGGGCGTTCTCGTACATCTGTCGAGATGGCACAACGAGGCGCTGGATATGCCACTGCTTTATGGCTGTAAAGGACACG GGGGAAAGGTTGAGTCATGCCGTGGGCTGTGCATTTGCAGCCTGCCTGGAGCGCAAGCAGAAGCGAGAGAAGGAGTGTGGAGTGACTGCCACCTTTGATGCCAGCAGAACCACATTCACTAGAGAGGGGTCATTCAGGGTCACTACAGCTACTGaacaagcagagagagaggaaattaTGAAACAGATGCCGGATGCTAAAG ttgaaacagaagtgaaaacagTAGCACCAGGTGCTGCACCAAACAATACTGCCCCCTCTTCTGGCTCACCAACCTCTCCTACTGCTGAAGTTGCTGCCTCTCTGGATAAAGAAATGAGCAATCCCCACGCTATTCCACGGAGGCATGCCCCAATAGAACAGCTTGCCAGGCAAGGGTCTTTCAGGGGCTTCCCTGCCCTTAGCCAAAAGATGTCTCCTTTTAAGCGCCAGTTGTCTTTGCGAATAAATGAGCTGCCTTCAACAGTGCAAAGGAAGACCGATTTCCCCATGAAAAATTCAG TCCCTGAGGTAGAAGGGGAAACGGACAGCATTAGTGCCCTCTGCTCTCAAATCACCACTGCTTTCAGCGCACCACCAGAAGATCCTTTCTCTTCAGCCCCCATGACAAAACCAGTGACAGCAGTCGCACCAGAGTCTCCTGCCTTTCaag TTAATGGCACTGCCTCTGCCTTCTGTGTGCTTGCTGCTAAACCATCCCAAGCTGCTGTAGTGTCCACAGCTATGCCAGTTCGTGAAACCAATCCTTGGGCTTATGCTCCTGCTGCTAATACTGGAGCTGCAGCCATGGTCGCTG GCGCTGAATGGAGCAGCACCTCCTCCAGTGCGGCCTCACCAAGTCTCTTCCAAGGAAATCACAGACGTACTCCTTCAGAGGCAGACCGTTGGTTGGAGGAGGTCTCAAAGACTGTCAGAGCCCAACAGCAGCCAACCCCAACCCCAGCCCAAGCCCCACAGCCACTGCTacagcctcctccagcagcttccCAGTCGGCACCAGCCTTCCCAGTCAGCACCTTCATTGCACCTCAGCCGGTGCCGGTGGGCGTGGTACCACCCATGCAGCCAGCATTTATTCCAGCTCAGCCCTATGCTGTAGCAAATGGGATGACCTATGCAGCCCCAAGTGTACCTGTGGTTGGAATCACACCTTCCCAGATGGTAGCCAACGTCTTTGGCACTGCAAGCCACACTCCAGCAGCCCATCCGCATCAGTCACCCAGTCTTGTCAAACAGCAGACATTCCCTCAGTATGAAAGCAACAGTGCTACAACCAGCCCTTTCTTCAACCCACCTGCCCAGCACAACGGCTCTGCAGCTTTCAACGGCGTCGATGGTGGCAAATGGGCTGCCGAGGACAAGCATTCACAGCCCCTCGCAGCTGCTCCGCAAGTAGACCCGTTTGAAGCACAGTGGGCAGCACTAGAGAGCAAGGCAAAACAGCGCACTAATCCCTCTCCAACTAACCCCTTCTCAAGTGATTTACAGAAGACATTTGAGATTGAACTCTAA